One window of the Salvia splendens isolate huo1 chromosome 1, SspV2, whole genome shotgun sequence genome contains the following:
- the LOC121752066 gene encoding uncharacterized protein At1g28695-like → MDYSKINPKPILAVLSLMVATLILVSSWEPLTYKRNSFLSEKMNSTSERDELEVALEKASMANKTVIIAFINEAYVEPNDDEYPSMFDLFLEGFWVGEDTRRLLSHLVVVSMDTTAHQRCLFRRLNCYMMAAEGDGLAGEKVYMSAGFIEMMWRRTSFLLQLLNRGYNFIFTDTDVLWLRNPFTRLVMNDTDESMDLQISTDRFNGDASSTRNLVNTGFYFVKSNNKTTSLFQRWYDMRKNLSEVKEQDALEMLIRHGILTRLAIKTSFLDTLYFSGFCSDSRDVTSVATVHANCCRSIRAKVLDLKAVLRDWKRFRQVESNGVPSNTTNSFRWSTHTYCHNSWHQGAS, encoded by the exons ATGGATTACTCCAAAATCAATCCCAAACCGATTCTTGCAGTCCTCTCTTTAATGGTAGCAACCCTAATTCTTGTTTCTTCATGGGAGCCTTTAACTTACAAACGAAACTCATTTCTCTCAGAGAAGATGAATTCAACCTCTGAAAGAGACGAGTTGGAGGTAGCGTTAGAGAAGGCGTCTATGGCGAATAAGACGGTGATCATCGCCTTCATCAACGAAGCGTACGTGGAGCCGAACGACGACGAATATCCTTCCATGTTCGATCTCTTTCTCGAGGGTTTTTGGGTGGGAGAAGATACCCGGCGCCTCCTTAGCCATCTGGTGGTGGTCTCCATGGACACCACCGCCCACCAAAGGTGCCTCTTCCGCCGCCTCAACTGTTACATGATGGCGGCGGAAGGCGATGGTCTCGCCGGAGAGAAAGTCTACATGTCGGCTGGGTTTATAGAGATGATGTGGAGGCGGACCTCTTTTCTCCTCCAACTTCTAAACAGAGGATATAATTTCATCTTCACg GACACAGACGTATTATGGCTAAGGAATCCATTCACAAGGCTGGTGATGAACGACACCGACGAATCCATGGACTTACAAATAAGCACAGATAGGTTCAACGGCGATGCATCCTCAACCAGAAACCTTGTCAACACAGGGTTTTACTTCGTCAAATCCAACAACAAAACGACGTCGTTGTTTCAGAGATGGTACGACATGAGGAAGAACTTGAGTGAGGTGAAAGAGCAAGACGCGCTGGAGATGCTAATAAGGCATGGCATCCTCACACGACTCGCCATCAAAACAAGTTTCCTCGACACCCTCTATTTCAGTGGGTTTTGCAGTGACAGCCGCGACGTCACATCCGTCGCCACTGTCCATGCCAACTGCTGCCGGAGCATCCGAGCAAAGGTCCTTGATTTGAAGGCCGTTTTGAGGGATTGGAAGAGGTTTAGACAAGTGGAAAGCAATGGTGTTCCTTCAAATACTACTAATAGCTTTAGATGGTCTACACATACATATTGTCACAATTCCTGGCACCAAGGAGCCTCTTaa